One Capsicum annuum cultivar UCD-10X-F1 chromosome 2, UCD10Xv1.1, whole genome shotgun sequence genomic window carries:
- the LOC107861473 gene encoding mitochondrial outer membrane protein porin of 34 kDa-like isoform X2: MGKGRGLYRDIGKKARDLLYKDYQTDEKISITSGSIAGVTISSSESKKDELFPADVKAQLKSKNSTTYIKCFTTITLVPWMKSILSFTVPS; the protein is encoded by the exons ATGGGTAAGGGTCGTGGTCTCTACCGTGACATCGGCAAGAAGGCACGAG ATCTTCTGTACAAGGACTACCAGACAGACGAGAAGATTTCAATAACTTCTGGCTCCATCGCCGGAGTT ACTATTAGTTCATCGGAATCGAAGAAGGATGAGCTGTTTCCGGCAGATGTCAAGGCTCAATTGAAGAGCAAGAATAGTACAACTTACATTAAG TGTTTCACAACCATCACACTTGTTCCATGGATGAAGTCAATTTTAAGCTTCACAGTTCCTTCCTGA
- the LOC107861473 gene encoding mitochondrial outer membrane protein porin of 34 kDa-like isoform X1 yields MVIKKNKLFLALRSDILGLPDRDNICLSACMYFEYGGYHHGEYLLYKDYQTDEKISITSGSIAGVTISSSESKKDELFPADVKAQLKSKNSTTYIKCFTTITLVPWMKSILSFTVPS; encoded by the exons atggttattaaaaaaaataaattatttcttgcaTTGAGATCAGATATTCTAGGACTACCAGACAGAGATAATATATGTTTAAGTGCGTGCATGTATTTCGAGTATGGCGGTTATCATCATGGCGAAT ATCTTCTGTACAAGGACTACCAGACAGACGAGAAGATTTCAATAACTTCTGGCTCCATCGCCGGAGTT ACTATTAGTTCATCGGAATCGAAGAAGGATGAGCTGTTTCCGGCAGATGTCAAGGCTCAATTGAAGAGCAAGAATAGTACAACTTACATTAAG TGTTTCACAACCATCACACTTGTTCCATGGATGAAGTCAATTTTAAGCTTCACAGTTCCTTCCTGA